From Actinoplanes oblitus, a single genomic window includes:
- a CDS encoding sensor histidine kinase: MTDRLARIRRSDVALAAGFAAFALTEELLIRMPGDWWPFALAAAALLILFRRQFPLLVMVPNAISVLNMFYVPATVGGERTVNFRLWELVSMMIATYTVGRWVPPPGRSRRGILGLGLVLATAVLYLWNNDEDPMAGVLFPLAPYALGVVVAAQSRRLADTAAAWAELRERQAREAVMEERVRIARELHDMVAHSVTVMVVQAGVVRRRMEAGLPVDPELLRGVESAGREAVVELRRTLGLLRGEGDALAPVGLDNLDELIGQFREAGLAVTVRRAGQAVPLLPAVDLSAYRIVQEALTNVLKHAPAAAAELTVDYRADGLRLTVTNPGPVVAAPPGGTGHGLIGMRERAMLFGGELSAEPRPDGGFAVHATLPVLAR, from the coding sequence GTGACTGATCGACTGGCCCGGATCCGCCGGAGTGACGTGGCGCTGGCCGCCGGTTTCGCGGCGTTCGCGCTGACCGAGGAACTGCTGATCCGGATGCCCGGCGACTGGTGGCCGTTCGCGCTGGCCGCGGCGGCCCTGCTGATCCTGTTCCGGCGGCAGTTCCCGCTGCTGGTGATGGTGCCGAACGCGATCAGCGTGCTGAACATGTTCTACGTCCCGGCGACCGTCGGCGGGGAGCGGACCGTCAACTTCCGGCTCTGGGAGCTGGTCTCGATGATGATCGCCACCTACACGGTCGGCCGGTGGGTGCCGCCGCCCGGCCGGTCCCGGCGCGGCATCCTCGGTCTCGGACTGGTCCTCGCCACGGCGGTGCTCTACCTGTGGAACAACGACGAGGACCCGATGGCCGGCGTCCTCTTCCCGCTCGCGCCCTACGCACTGGGCGTGGTGGTCGCGGCGCAGTCCCGGCGGCTGGCCGACACCGCGGCGGCCTGGGCCGAGCTGCGCGAGCGGCAGGCCCGCGAGGCGGTCATGGAGGAGCGCGTCCGGATCGCCCGCGAGCTGCACGACATGGTCGCGCACAGCGTGACGGTGATGGTGGTGCAGGCCGGGGTGGTCCGGCGGCGGATGGAGGCCGGGCTGCCCGTCGACCCGGAGCTGCTGCGCGGCGTCGAGTCGGCCGGCCGGGAGGCGGTGGTGGAGCTGCGCCGGACACTCGGGTTGCTGCGCGGCGAGGGTGACGCGCTGGCGCCGGTCGGGCTGGATAACCTGGACGAGCTGATCGGGCAGTTCAGGGAGGCCGGGCTGGCGGTGACCGTCCGCCGGGCCGGGCAGGCGGTGCCGCTGCTGCCCGCGGTGGACCTGTCGGCCTATCGGATCGTCCAGGAGGCGTTGACGAACGTGCTCAAGCACGCCCCGGCGGCCGCCGCCGAGCTGACCGTCGACTATCGGGCGGACGGGCTGCGCCTGACCGTCACCAATCCCGGGCCGGTGGTCGCGGCGCCTCCCGGGGGCACCGGGCACGGGCTGATCGGCATGCGCGAGCGGGCCATGCTGTTCGGCGGCGAGCTCAGCGCCGAGCCCCGCCCGGACGGCGGCTTCGCGGTGCACGCCACGCTGCCGGTGCTCGCCCGATGA
- a CDS encoding stage II sporulation protein M: protein MMDLDAYVTERGGEWHRLEVLSTRRDLTAAEADELVVLYQRAATHLSVLRTRNPDPIVLAELSRLVLAGRAAVTGSGGRVFWRPVAEFFVYRFPGALYRTRRWWGTVAVLLVTACAALVWYLAANPDVLALFASDAEVDKVVDQDFVGYYSEYHAQNFALRVWTNNALLTAQCLAAGVLILPVFYLLASNLLNTGVVGGMMVSQDAGDTFLTYLAPHGLLEITCLFVGAGVGLRLGWSWIAPGPLRTRRESLVAWAREGMVVAVGLVPTLAVAGTLEAFVTPSGLPAAARIGIGAVVWLGFLGYALVWGRLANEHRPAGPDTADLPTA, encoded by the coding sequence ATGATGGATCTCGACGCTTATGTCACCGAGCGCGGCGGCGAATGGCACCGCCTCGAGGTGCTGTCGACCCGGCGTGACCTGACCGCGGCCGAGGCCGACGAGCTGGTCGTGCTCTACCAGCGGGCGGCCACCCACCTGTCCGTGCTGCGCACCCGCAACCCGGATCCGATCGTGCTGGCCGAGCTGTCCCGCCTGGTGCTGGCCGGCCGCGCCGCGGTCACCGGCAGCGGCGGCCGGGTCTTCTGGCGGCCGGTCGCCGAGTTCTTCGTCTACCGTTTCCCCGGCGCGCTCTACCGGACCCGCCGCTGGTGGGGCACTGTCGCCGTGCTGCTGGTCACCGCCTGCGCCGCACTGGTCTGGTACCTGGCCGCCAACCCGGACGTGCTGGCCCTGTTCGCCAGCGACGCGGAGGTGGACAAGGTCGTCGACCAGGACTTCGTCGGCTACTACAGCGAGTATCACGCGCAGAACTTCGCCCTGCGGGTGTGGACGAACAACGCCCTGCTCACCGCGCAGTGCCTGGCCGCCGGGGTGCTGATCCTGCCGGTGTTCTACCTGCTCGCGTCGAACCTGCTGAACACCGGCGTGGTCGGCGGGATGATGGTCAGCCAGGACGCCGGCGACACCTTCCTGACCTATCTGGCCCCGCACGGCCTGCTGGAGATCACCTGCCTGTTCGTCGGTGCCGGGGTGGGCCTGCGGCTGGGCTGGTCGTGGATCGCGCCGGGCCCGCTGCGCACCCGGCGGGAGTCGCTGGTCGCCTGGGCGCGGGAGGGCATGGTGGTCGCTGTCGGCCTGGTGCCGACCCTGGCGGTGGCCGGCACCCTGGAGGCGTTCGTGACCCCGTCGGGGCTCCCGGCGGCCGCCCGGATCGGCATCGGCGCCGTGGTCTGGCTGGGATTCCTGGGGTACGCCCTGGTGTGGGGCCGCCTCGCCAACGAGCACCGGCCGGCCGGCCCGGACACCGCCGACCTGCCGACCGCCTAG
- a CDS encoding DUF58 domain-containing protein: protein MITRRFALLLAAGLPLPALLPAPWLAVGGVLALAIGLALIDLGVAGSLTGVRLRRDGDRTVWLGNAAATTLTVTNDGSRSIRLRLRDSWVPSAGAGPLAHDVELAAGASHVVTTTLTPTRHGDRPAVRVTLRSYGPLGFAYRQRRRAWNERVTPPWTLRVLPRFPSRRILPEKLARIRVLDGTVVTRGRGHGTEFDVLREYVIGDDVRSIDWRASARHHDVVVRTWRPERDRRVICVLDTGRTSAVRIGDAPRLDASIDAALLLSVLAARADDRVDLIALDSAVRTRVEGGGHRTQLPRLIDAMASLEPALAETDFALLARELLRRDRKRSLVVIFTALDTAPMIEGLLPVLPRLAARHKVIVAGVRDPAVARLALLGETVTATDVHTAAAAERVLHERDRVRDVLARSGATVVDADADSFASQVADVYLLLKASGRL from the coding sequence ATGATCACCAGGCGTTTCGCGCTCCTGCTGGCGGCCGGCCTGCCGCTGCCCGCGTTGCTGCCGGCGCCGTGGCTGGCCGTCGGCGGGGTGCTGGCCCTGGCGATCGGGCTCGCCCTGATCGACCTGGGCGTGGCAGGCTCGCTGACCGGGGTGCGGCTGCGCCGCGACGGTGACCGGACGGTGTGGCTCGGCAACGCGGCCGCCACCACGCTGACCGTGACGAACGACGGCAGCCGGTCGATCCGGCTGCGCCTGCGGGACAGCTGGGTGCCGTCGGCCGGGGCCGGGCCGCTCGCCCACGACGTCGAGCTGGCAGCGGGGGCGTCGCACGTGGTCACCACCACGCTCACCCCGACGCGGCACGGTGACCGGCCGGCGGTGCGGGTGACGCTGCGGTCGTACGGGCCGCTCGGCTTCGCCTACCGGCAGCGGCGACGGGCATGGAACGAGCGGGTCACGCCACCGTGGACGCTGCGGGTGCTGCCGCGCTTCCCGTCCCGGCGGATCCTGCCGGAGAAACTCGCCCGGATCCGGGTGCTGGACGGGACAGTGGTCACCCGGGGCCGCGGCCACGGCACCGAGTTCGACGTGCTCCGGGAGTACGTGATCGGCGACGACGTCCGCTCCATCGACTGGCGGGCCAGCGCCCGGCACCACGACGTGGTGGTGCGCACCTGGCGGCCGGAACGCGACCGCCGGGTCATCTGCGTGCTGGACACCGGTCGTACCTCGGCGGTCCGGATCGGCGACGCACCCCGGCTGGACGCCTCGATCGACGCGGCGCTGCTGCTGTCCGTGCTGGCCGCCCGCGCCGACGACCGGGTCGACCTGATCGCCCTGGACAGCGCGGTGCGCACCCGGGTGGAGGGCGGTGGGCACCGCACCCAGCTGCCCCGGCTGATCGACGCGATGGCGTCGCTGGAACCGGCGCTGGCCGAGACCGACTTCGCCCTGCTCGCCCGGGAACTGCTGCGCCGTGACCGGAAACGCTCCCTCGTGGTGATCTTCACGGCGCTGGACACCGCGCCGATGATCGAGGGGCTGCTGCCGGTGCTGCCGCGGCTCGCCGCCCGGCACAAGGTGATCGTGGCCGGTGTCCGGGACCCGGCGGTCGCCCGGCTCGCCCTGCTGGGGGAGACGGTGACCGCCACCGACGTGCACACCGCCGCGGCCGCCGAGCGGGTGCTGCACGAGCGGGACCGGGTCCGGGACGTGCTGGCCCGCTCCGGCGCGACGGTGGTGGACGCCGACGCGGACTCGTTCGCCAGCCAGGTCGCCGACGTCTACCTGCTGTTGAAGGCGAGCGGGCGACTCTAG
- a CDS encoding DUF4129 domain-containing protein: protein MTRSYDEFLGRVFDRVPIPVVLVILIAVTGLIALLWYFFPRWIPRRMPRLRRPRIRLRLRWPRWRLPRLRLPKWRLPKWRQRRGEKKPKAKAKPAPVVTEPADEQETETPAPTPAGGLSLADRLAAEGRYAEAIRERLRDTVAELTRAGVVTPQPGTTAAELAATAATNRPVVGTPLGGATEIFSEIWYGRRDARRDHDERMRALTAEVRAALTTPPGGHR from the coding sequence ATGACCAGGTCCTACGACGAGTTCCTCGGGCGGGTGTTCGACAGGGTGCCGATCCCGGTCGTGCTGGTGATCCTCATCGCGGTCACCGGCCTGATCGCGCTCCTCTGGTATTTCTTCCCCCGCTGGATCCCGCGGCGGATGCCGCGCCTGCGCCGGCCGCGGATCCGGCTGCGCCTGCGGTGGCCCCGGTGGCGACTGCCGCGCCTGCGCCTGCCGAAATGGCGACTGCCGAAGTGGCGCCAGCGCCGCGGGGAGAAGAAGCCGAAGGCCAAGGCGAAACCGGCCCCGGTGGTCACCGAGCCGGCCGACGAGCAGGAGACCGAGACGCCGGCGCCGACGCCGGCCGGTGGCCTGTCGCTGGCCGACCGGCTGGCCGCCGAGGGGCGCTATGCCGAGGCGATCCGGGAACGGCTGCGCGACACCGTCGCCGAGCTGACCCGGGCCGGCGTGGTCACGCCGCAGCCCGGCACCACGGCGGCCGAGCTCGCCGCGACGGCCGCCACCAACCGGCCGGTGGTCGGGACGCCGCTCGGCGGCGCCACGGAGATCTTCTCGGAGATCTGGTACGGCCGCCGCGACGCGCGCCGTGACCACGACGAGCGGATGCGGGCCCTCACCGCCGAGGTGCGGGCCGCCCTCACGACACCGCCGGGAGGGCACCGATGA
- a CDS encoding HAD-IIA family hydrolase, which translates to MNSLVILLDLDGTLVERGRPVPGAAHAIMELRRAGHTVRVFTNTDSRGEAALVKQIRRMGIPVALGEVFTPVVAALRVLTLASRVLVLADRAVRDEFPAQSDNSRPTHVIVGDCRQTLSYPVLDAAFRAVRDGAELLALQGGRYFRAADGDHLDTGAIVAAIEYATGSKARLLGKPSPDFLRLAAGDVPADRLWVVGDDRTTDILMAHRGGATSVQVRTGKYLDQQAAEGLAEPTHVIDSIAGLPALVEAQAIR; encoded by the coding sequence ATGAACTCGCTGGTGATCCTGCTCGATCTGGACGGGACGCTGGTGGAGCGCGGCCGTCCGGTCCCCGGCGCCGCCCACGCGATCATGGAGCTGCGCCGGGCCGGCCACACCGTGCGCGTCTTCACCAACACCGACTCGCGGGGCGAGGCCGCCCTGGTCAAGCAGATCCGCCGGATGGGCATCCCGGTGGCGCTCGGCGAGGTCTTCACCCCGGTCGTCGCCGCGCTGCGGGTGCTGACCCTGGCCAGCCGGGTGCTGGTCCTCGCCGACCGGGCCGTGCGCGACGAGTTCCCGGCACAGTCGGACAACAGCAGGCCCACCCACGTCATCGTCGGCGACTGCCGGCAGACGCTGAGCTACCCGGTGCTGGACGCCGCGTTCCGGGCGGTTCGCGACGGTGCCGAGCTGCTGGCCCTGCAGGGCGGGCGCTACTTCCGCGCCGCCGACGGTGACCACCTGGACACCGGCGCGATCGTCGCCGCCATCGAGTACGCCACCGGCAGCAAGGCCCGCCTGCTCGGCAAACCCAGCCCGGACTTCCTGCGCCTGGCGGCCGGTGACGTCCCCGCCGACCGGCTCTGGGTGGTCGGCGACGACCGCACCACCGACATCCTGATGGCCCATCGGGGCGGCGCCACCTCCGTCCAGGTCCGCACCGGCAAGTACCTGGACCAGCAGGCCGCCGAGGGCCTGGCCGAACCCACCCACGTGATCGACTCGATCGCCGGCCTGCCCGCGCTGGTCGAGGCTCAGGCGATCCGGTAA
- a CDS encoding RDD family protein, whose product MNADFPAVPPTADVSPAGTGLVTAEAVALDLRPARLGSRAIALGIDILMLGMVSGMVSLVAGVVLAVLPDSLVDDALVGAVMTMVIVVVLLAFPTFVETKTNGRSVGKMAMGLRVIREDGGPIRVRHAFTRALIGLTVEWPGLLLPFLTWAGSLITMIASDKGRRLGDLAAGTLVVHERRPVPFRFVPGMPAALAGWAATADLSAVDDELAAQVRQYLSRAPELSEPYNSSLLRMLAHELGTRVTPPPPPNTPPWLFLCAVLAERRRRSAAQLAAGRLVTERVLPGFGRSGRSPFPGVPVRPASPAR is encoded by the coding sequence GTGAACGCCGACTTCCCCGCCGTGCCGCCCACCGCGGACGTGTCGCCGGCCGGCACCGGCCTGGTCACCGCCGAGGCCGTCGCCCTCGACCTGCGGCCGGCCCGGCTCGGCTCCCGGGCGATCGCGCTGGGGATCGACATCCTGATGCTGGGCATGGTCTCCGGCATGGTGTCGCTGGTGGCCGGCGTGGTGCTGGCCGTGCTGCCGGACAGCCTGGTCGACGACGCGCTGGTCGGTGCCGTCATGACGATGGTGATCGTGGTGGTGCTGCTGGCGTTCCCGACCTTCGTCGAGACCAAGACCAACGGGCGCAGCGTGGGCAAGATGGCGATGGGGCTGCGGGTGATCCGCGAGGACGGCGGCCCGATCCGGGTACGCCACGCGTTCACCCGTGCGCTGATCGGCCTCACCGTCGAGTGGCCCGGCCTGCTCCTGCCGTTCCTCACCTGGGCCGGCAGCCTGATCACCATGATCGCCTCGGACAAGGGCCGCCGCCTCGGCGACCTGGCGGCCGGCACCCTGGTCGTGCACGAGCGCCGCCCGGTGCCGTTCCGGTTCGTCCCGGGCATGCCGGCCGCCCTCGCCGGATGGGCGGCGACCGCCGACCTGTCCGCTGTCGACGACGAGCTCGCCGCCCAGGTCCGGCAGTACCTGTCCCGCGCTCCCGAACTGAGCGAGCCCTACAACAGCAGCCTGCTGCGGATGCTCGCGCACGAACTCGGCACCCGGGTCACCCCGCCCCCGCCGCCGAACACCCCGCCGTGGCTGTTCCTCTGCGCGGTGCTGGCCGAACGCCGCCGCCGCTCGGCCGCCCAACTGGCCGCCGGACGCCTGGTCACCGAGCGGGTCCTGCCGGGCTTCGGCCGGTCCGGCCGGAGCCCGTTCCCGGGCGTACCGGTCCGCCCAGCCTCACCCGCCCGCTAA
- a CDS encoding AAA family ATPase, giving the protein MTPDAQEARLALGRLRAEVGKAVVGQDAVVGGVLVALLCGGHVLLEGVPGVAKTLLIRTLATALDLDTKRVQFTPDLMPGDVTGSLVYDSRTAAFNFRAGPVFTNLLLADEINRTPPKTQAALLEAMEERQVSVDGTPRPLPQPFLVAATQNPIEYEGTYPLPEAQLDRFLLKLVVPLPERDAELSVLRAHHHGFDPRDLKAAGVTPVAGAADLAAGRAAVQRVQVADPVLAYIVDLCRATRVAPALELGASPRGATALLATAKAHAWLNGRDYVVPDDVKGYTLPTLRHRVRLRADAELDGVTVESVLAAVLAAVPSPR; this is encoded by the coding sequence GTGACCCCCGATGCCCAAGAAGCCCGCCTCGCCCTGGGCCGGCTGCGCGCCGAGGTCGGCAAGGCCGTCGTCGGCCAGGACGCGGTTGTCGGCGGTGTCCTGGTGGCGCTGCTCTGCGGTGGCCACGTACTGCTCGAGGGCGTGCCCGGCGTCGCCAAGACCCTGCTGATCCGGACCCTGGCCACCGCGCTCGACCTGGACACCAAGCGGGTCCAGTTCACCCCCGACCTGATGCCCGGCGACGTCACCGGCTCGCTGGTCTACGACTCGCGGACCGCGGCGTTCAACTTCCGGGCCGGCCCGGTCTTCACCAACCTGCTGCTCGCCGACGAGATCAACCGGACGCCGCCGAAGACCCAGGCGGCGCTGCTGGAGGCGATGGAGGAGCGGCAGGTCAGCGTGGACGGCACCCCGCGTCCGCTGCCGCAGCCGTTCCTGGTCGCCGCCACCCAGAACCCGATCGAGTACGAGGGCACGTACCCGCTGCCCGAGGCCCAGCTGGACCGGTTCCTGCTCAAGCTGGTCGTCCCGCTGCCCGAACGGGACGCCGAGCTGAGCGTGCTGCGCGCCCACCACCACGGCTTCGACCCGCGCGACCTCAAGGCCGCCGGGGTCACCCCGGTGGCCGGCGCCGCCGACCTGGCCGCCGGGCGGGCCGCGGTGCAGCGGGTGCAGGTGGCCGACCCGGTGCTGGCGTACATCGTGGACCTGTGCCGGGCCACCCGGGTGGCGCCGGCCCTGGAGCTGGGCGCCTCCCCGCGCGGCGCGACAGCGCTGCTGGCCACCGCGAAGGCACACGCCTGGCTGAACGGGCGCGACTACGTGGTGCCGGACGACGTCAAGGGCTACACGCTGCCGACCCTGCGCCACCGGGTCCGGCTGCGCGCCGACGCCGAGCTGGACGGCGTCACCGTCGAGTCGGTGCTGGCCGCGGTGCTCGCCGCGGTGCCGTCCCCGCGATGA
- a CDS encoding response regulator has translation MTISVVIADDQRMLRAGLRMVIETEPDLNVVGEASDGAEAVAVARRLRPDVVLMDIAMPRQDGLTATRTLLAQPDPPRIIVLTTFDTDENLHRALRAGASGFLLKVSSPEHLITAIRVVAAGEALLDPAVTTRVISAFADRPGPTPPPELGELTPREVDVLRLMARGMSNGEIAAALTVGEATVKTHVARVLMKLGLRDRVQAVVYAYESGLIRAGRS, from the coding sequence ATGACGATCAGCGTGGTCATCGCCGACGACCAGCGGATGCTGCGGGCCGGCCTGCGCATGGTGATCGAGACCGAGCCCGACCTGAACGTCGTCGGCGAGGCCAGCGACGGCGCCGAAGCGGTGGCGGTGGCCCGCCGCCTGCGCCCCGACGTGGTGCTGATGGACATCGCGATGCCGCGCCAGGACGGCCTCACCGCCACCCGGACCCTGCTGGCCCAGCCGGACCCGCCGCGGATCATCGTGCTGACCACCTTCGACACCGACGAGAACCTGCACCGGGCGCTGCGGGCCGGTGCGAGCGGCTTCCTGCTCAAGGTCTCCTCGCCGGAGCACCTGATCACCGCGATCCGGGTGGTGGCGGCCGGTGAGGCACTTCTCGACCCGGCGGTCACCACGCGGGTCATCTCGGCCTTCGCGGACCGGCCCGGCCCGACACCGCCACCGGAGCTGGGCGAGCTGACGCCGCGGGAGGTCGACGTGTTGCGGCTGATGGCCCGGGGGATGTCCAACGGGGAGATCGCCGCCGCGCTCACGGTCGGGGAGGCCACGGTGAAAACGCACGTCGCCCGGGTGCTGATGAAGCTCGGGTTGCGGGACCGGGTGCAGGCGGTCGTCTACGCGTACGAGTCCGGGTTGATCCGTGCGGGCCGGTCGTAA
- a CDS encoding flavoprotein: protein MSTDSKVLYIIVCAAGPAGEVGQLVKLAHDDGWTVHIIATPAALGFIDVPTLEKQTGHPVRSQYRAPGEPRSPRADAIIVAPATYNTINKFAQGIADTYALGVLAEAPGLNIPVVMLPFVNSALAGRAAFRRNVEQLRSEKIRVLFGPGEFEPHSPGSGDGHLDTYPWHLALRNVWD from the coding sequence ATGAGCACCGATAGCAAGGTCCTCTACATCATCGTCTGCGCCGCCGGCCCCGCCGGCGAAGTCGGCCAGTTGGTCAAGCTCGCTCACGACGACGGCTGGACCGTCCACATCATCGCCACGCCCGCGGCGCTCGGATTCATCGACGTACCGACTCTCGAGAAGCAGACCGGCCATCCCGTGCGTAGTCAATATCGAGCGCCCGGCGAGCCGCGGTCGCCGCGGGCAGACGCTATCATCGTCGCGCCGGCCACCTATAACACGATAAACAAGTTCGCCCAGGGCATCGCCGACACCTACGCCCTGGGAGTACTGGCGGAGGCACCCGGCCTGAATATTCCCGTCGTGATGCTGCCCTTCGTCAATAGCGCCTTGGCAGGACGAGCAGCATTTCGCCGAAATGTCGAGCAACTTCGCTCCGAGAAAATTCGCGTGCTCTTCGGCCCCGGGGAGTTCGAGCCGCACTCCCCCGGATCGGGGGACGGCCACCTGGACACCTATCCCTGGCATCTCGCCTTGCGAAACGTCTGGGATTGA
- a CDS encoding response regulator transcription factor: MRILVVEDAVALAEVVAEGLRDQGMAVDVALDGLAAAAKLDVNTYDVVVLDRDLPGLSGDTLCEMITGRAPRAMVLMLTAAGSADDRVRGLTLGADDYLAKPFHFPELVLRVRSLARRRPAAHPRTLSVNDLELDPIRRTASRSGVGLPLSVKEFAVLEALMRAAPGYLSSEDLLEQVWDENADPFTNTVTVTVGRLRRKLGEPVAIVTLPGVGYRIA; encoded by the coding sequence GTGAGGATCCTGGTGGTGGAGGACGCGGTGGCGCTCGCCGAGGTGGTCGCGGAGGGGCTGCGCGATCAGGGGATGGCCGTCGACGTGGCGCTCGACGGGCTGGCCGCCGCGGCGAAACTGGACGTCAACACGTACGACGTGGTGGTGCTCGACCGGGACCTGCCGGGGCTGAGCGGCGACACCCTCTGCGAGATGATCACCGGCCGGGCGCCGCGGGCGATGGTGCTGATGCTGACCGCTGCCGGGTCCGCCGACGACCGGGTGCGCGGGCTGACCCTGGGCGCCGACGACTACCTGGCCAAGCCGTTCCACTTTCCCGAGCTGGTGTTGCGGGTGCGATCACTGGCGCGACGGCGGCCGGCCGCTCATCCTCGTACGCTGAGTGTCAATGATCTTGAACTTGACCCGATCCGGCGGACGGCGTCGCGATCCGGGGTCGGGCTGCCGCTGTCGGTGAAGGAGTTCGCGGTTCTCGAAGCGCTGATGCGGGCGGCGCCGGGCTATCTGAGCAGCGAGGATCTGCTGGAGCAGGTGTGGGACGAGAACGCCGACCCGTTCACGAACACCGTGACGGTGACCGTCGGGCGGCTGCGGCGCAAACTCGGTGAGCCGGTGGCGATCGTGACGCTGCCCGGAGTCGGTTACCGGATCGCCTGA
- a CDS encoding DUF4350 domain-containing protein: protein MTATASDVRPEAVAKPPRDRRWLRLAIPFLALLVLLTGTVIVHAVEQPDPDDATFLSPVSDAGIGSAVLAGRLRDGGVTVQRVTTTTDALRKLWSDDQPATLFVSTPGLVDLRRLSGSGAMPTGTRVVVVAPTGQALRSSSWPVAVAGSRWTTAVTDPGCADPLAGRAGPAAVRHVWFAPRLASNCYDDSLVTVSSHGVLVTLVGAADPFRNDRIAEHGNNALAVGLLSQSARVVWLDAHQREVPPTFSPPPRRTTEVPTPSESASRTATFDPDDYYDDPDEQPTEAGQQKPNPLAEAFPPAFWATLVLLALVLLAFAIAAARRLGTPVAEPLPSRVPANETMLGHARLYQRARARDASLDVLRAAARRRITEHLGLPPEATITDIAEHAGLQTDDVREILAGLHPDDDDELIAAAIAVQDLVREITGFEGDQP from the coding sequence ATGACCGCCACCGCGAGCGACGTACGCCCGGAGGCCGTCGCGAAACCGCCGCGGGACCGGCGCTGGCTGCGTCTCGCCATTCCGTTCCTGGCACTGCTCGTCCTGCTCACCGGCACCGTGATCGTGCACGCCGTCGAGCAGCCGGATCCGGACGACGCCACGTTCCTGTCCCCGGTCAGCGACGCCGGGATCGGCTCCGCCGTGCTCGCCGGCCGGCTGCGCGACGGCGGCGTGACCGTCCAGCGCGTCACCACCACCACCGACGCGCTGCGGAAACTGTGGAGCGACGACCAGCCCGCCACGCTCTTCGTCAGCACGCCCGGACTGGTCGACCTGCGCCGGCTCAGCGGCTCCGGCGCCATGCCGACCGGCACCCGGGTGGTCGTGGTGGCCCCGACCGGCCAGGCGCTCAGGTCGAGCAGCTGGCCGGTGGCGGTCGCCGGCAGCCGGTGGACCACGGCGGTCACCGATCCGGGCTGCGCCGATCCGCTCGCCGGCCGGGCCGGCCCGGCCGCCGTGCGCCACGTGTGGTTCGCCCCGCGACTCGCGTCGAACTGCTACGACGACTCGCTGGTCACCGTCAGCAGCCACGGCGTCCTGGTCACCCTGGTCGGTGCCGCCGACCCGTTCCGTAACGACCGGATCGCCGAGCACGGCAACAACGCCCTCGCCGTCGGCCTGCTCTCGCAGTCCGCCCGGGTGGTCTGGCTGGACGCGCACCAGCGCGAGGTGCCGCCGACGTTCAGCCCGCCGCCGCGCCGGACGACCGAGGTGCCGACGCCGTCCGAGAGCGCGAGCCGCACCGCGACGTTCGACCCGGACGACTATTACGACGACCCGGACGAGCAGCCCACCGAGGCCGGGCAGCAGAAGCCGAACCCGCTGGCCGAGGCGTTCCCGCCGGCGTTCTGGGCGACCCTCGTGCTGCTCGCGCTGGTGCTGCTCGCCTTCGCGATCGCCGCCGCCCGCCGGCTGGGCACGCCGGTCGCCGAGCCGCTGCCGTCCCGGGTCCCGGCCAACGAGACGATGCTCGGCCACGCCCGCCTCTACCAGCGGGCCCGGGCCCGCGACGCGTCGCTCGACGTGCTGCGCGCCGCCGCCCGGCGCCGGATCACCGAGCATCTCGGGCTGCCGCCGGAGGCGACCATCACGGACATCGCCGAGCACGCCGGGCTGCAGACGGACGACGTGCGCGAGATCCTCGCCGGCCTGCACCCGGACGATGACGACGAGCTGATCGCCGCCGCGATCGCCGTGCAGGACCTGGTACGCGAGATCACCGGATTTGAAGGAGACCAGCCGTGA